The Methanoculleus marisnigri JR1 genome window below encodes:
- a CDS encoding ABC transporter permease, with translation MDIVYTIWLRNVKRYLRSKSRIVGSLGMPLFFMLVLGFGLNSIVSIPGVEEGYLEFIIPGIVAMSVLFTSVFSGIQIIWDKQFGFLKETLVAPVSRLEIMIGQTLGGATTAVIQGLILMVFALFIGLQPAGISGFLVAVGFMALIGVTFTAFGIAIASRMEDMHGFQLIMNFVIFPIFGLSGALFPINSLPDWLRPLTLADPLTYGVEGIRYGLSGTAQIHPLASLAVMAACAVLMTVAGAYLFRKIQT, from the coding sequence GTGGATATCGTCTATACCATCTGGCTGCGGAACGTCAAGCGCTACCTGCGCTCAAAGAGCAGGATCGTCGGCAGCCTCGGGATGCCCCTCTTCTTCATGCTGGTGCTCGGGTTCGGGCTGAACTCGATCGTCAGCATTCCTGGCGTGGAGGAAGGCTACCTGGAGTTCATCATCCCCGGCATCGTGGCGATGAGCGTCCTCTTCACCTCGGTCTTTTCAGGGATCCAGATCATCTGGGACAAACAGTTCGGGTTTCTGAAAGAGACGCTCGTCGCCCCGGTCTCGCGGCTCGAGATCATGATCGGCCAGACGCTCGGGGGAGCGACGACGGCGGTCATCCAGGGGCTGATCCTGATGGTGTTCGCGCTCTTCATCGGGCTCCAGCCCGCCGGCATCAGCGGGTTCCTGGTCGCCGTCGGGTTCATGGCGCTGATCGGCGTGACCTTCACCGCGTTCGGGATCGCGATTGCATCGAGGATGGAGGACATGCACGGCTTCCAGCTCATCATGAACTTCGTGATCTTCCCGATCTTCGGGCTTTCCGGGGCGCTCTTCCCCATCAACAGCCTGCCCGATTGGCTCCGGCCGCTGACGCTTGCCGACCCCCTGACCTACGGCGTCGAGGGCATCCGTTACGGCCTCTCGGGCACCGCCCAGATTCACCCGCTCGCGAGCCTCGCCGTCATGGCCGCCTGCGCCGTGCTCATGACCGTCGCCGGGGCGTACCTCTTCCGGAAGATCCAGACGTGA
- a CDS encoding ATP-binding cassette domain-containing protein, with protein sequence MDCSTTPLQRTPDQAIDARNLTKSFGDLVAVDGISFSIASGEIFGLLGPNGAGKTTTISMLSTMQKPTSGTATVNGHDVVTREDDVRKSIGIVFQDQSLDEELTAYENMDFHGRLYRISGEERRRRIGELLTLVGLADRKDDLVKTYSGGMRRRLEIARGLLHEPKVLFLDEPTLGLDPQTRNHLWEYIARLNDEKGITIILTTHYMEEADRLCDRIAIIDRGTIVALDTAENLKASIGGDVVTITSPDPGAIAEILTAPWVSGIERHDGSVTIRLQEADRHIPGIVTAIHQSGVGITSLSVRKPTLEDVFLHYTGRTIRDEEADGKETIRMFQRARRR encoded by the coding sequence ATGGACTGCTCTACCACACCGCTTCAGCGAACCCCGGATCAGGCCATAGATGCCCGCAACCTGACGAAATCCTTCGGCGATCTCGTCGCCGTCGACGGCATCTCGTTTTCCATCGCGAGCGGCGAGATCTTCGGGCTCCTCGGCCCGAACGGAGCGGGAAAAACCACGACCATCTCCATGCTCTCGACGATGCAGAAACCCACCTCGGGCACGGCGACGGTCAACGGCCACGATGTCGTGACGCGGGAAGACGATGTCCGCAAGTCCATCGGGATCGTCTTCCAGGACCAGAGCCTGGACGAAGAACTGACGGCGTACGAGAACATGGACTTCCACGGCCGCCTCTACCGGATCAGCGGGGAGGAGCGCCGCCGGCGTATCGGCGAACTCCTGACTCTCGTCGGGCTTGCCGACCGGAAAGACGACCTCGTCAAGACCTACTCGGGCGGCATGCGCCGACGACTCGAGATCGCCCGGGGACTGCTCCACGAGCCGAAGGTGCTCTTCCTGGACGAACCCACCCTCGGCCTCGACCCGCAGACGCGAAACCACCTCTGGGAGTATATCGCGCGGTTGAACGACGAGAAGGGCATCACCATCATCCTCACCACCCACTACATGGAGGAGGCCGACCGGCTCTGCGACCGCATCGCGATCATCGACCGCGGGACGATCGTCGCGCTCGACACCGCGGAGAACCTGAAGGCCTCCATCGGCGGCGACGTCGTCACCATAACCTCGCCCGATCCCGGGGCAATCGCCGAGATCCTGACCGCCCCATGGGTCTCCGGGATCGAGCGGCACGACGGCTCGGTGACGATCCGCCTGCAGGAGGCCGACCGGCACATCCCCGGGATCGTGACCGCCATCCACCAGAGCGGCGTCGGCATCACCTCCCTCTCGGTAAGAAAGCCGACGCTCGAGGACGTCTTCCTGCACTACACGGGGAGGACGATCCGGGACGAGGAGGCGGACGGCAAAGAGACGATACGGATGTTCCAGCGGGCAAGGAGGCGGTAA
- a CDS encoding AbrB/MazE/SpoVT family DNA-binding domain-containing protein translates to MTEAMFHNHHHRHDHSGRKHIFGTVKVGERGQIVIPKEAREIFDIKPGDTLMVLGDEGRGLAVVKADKFRRIAEEMLRMFEVEPEEPPEE, encoded by the coding sequence GTGACAGAAGCTATGTTCCACAACCACCACCACCGCCACGACCACAGCGGCAGAAAACACATCTTCGGGACGGTCAAGGTCGGCGAACGCGGCCAGATTGTCATCCCGAAAGAAGCGCGCGAGATCTTCGATATCAAGCCCGGCGACACGCTGATGGTTCTCGGCGACGAGGGGCGCGGGCTTGCCGTCGTCAAAGCGGATAAATTCCGGCGGATAGCAGAGGAGATGCTCCGGATGTTCGAGGTTGAACCCGAGGAGCCGCCGGAGGAGTGA
- a CDS encoding class I SAM-dependent methyltransferase: MPDLYFRLMSLTIRIRDHFRPPARLLTEFGIREGMTVVDYGCGPGSYVKGASGLVGAAGTVYAVDVHELAVKAVSHRSRKEGLRNVIPVLANGYDSTLPDAAADLVYALDMFHLVERPEAFLAELRRITKPDGTLVLDDGHQSREKTRRALLDSGVWSIEAETGEYLRCRLLSGNTPMR; the protein is encoded by the coding sequence GTGCCGGATCTCTACTTCCGGCTGATGTCGCTTACCATACGCATCAGGGATCACTTCAGGCCTCCGGCAAGACTGCTTACGGAGTTCGGGATCAGGGAAGGCATGACTGTCGTGGATTACGGCTGCGGCCCGGGGAGCTACGTCAAAGGGGCGTCCGGGCTCGTCGGTGCGGCCGGCACCGTCTACGCGGTGGACGTCCACGAACTGGCCGTCAAGGCCGTCTCCCACCGGAGCCGCAAGGAAGGGCTCAGAAACGTCATCCCCGTCCTTGCGAATGGCTACGACTCGACCCTCCCCGATGCGGCTGCAGACCTCGTCTACGCCCTCGACATGTTCCACTTGGTGGAACGGCCGGAAGCGTTCCTCGCAGAACTCCGGCGGATCACGAAACCGGACGGCACCCTGGTCCTGGACGACGGGCACCAATCGCGTGAGAAGACGCGCCGGGCGCTCCTGGATTCCGGGGTATGGTCGATCGAAGCGGAGACCGGAGAATACCTGCGATGCCGGCTGCTGTCGGGAAACACACCGATGAGGTGA
- a CDS encoding Coenzyme F420 hydrogenase/dehydrogenase, beta subunit C-terminal domain, which yields MEMKTFKDLKSEVWDTELCSGCGACVAVCPADALRFEPGNTDTPVNIGYCKAENDGVPCGACYAACPRVDLAAQGKMLGPYEDIVAARAVFPVERKQSGGAVTAILVNALDEGLIDAVVTVTRDPWTMKPSSAVITSSEELVQHAGSRYSWWVPLLASLKEAVVTRKYRRVAVVGVPCVARATQAIRASDHELLRPYAKAIRLVIGLFCTETFDYAKLVEGKLQSEKKIEPWEIRHLDIKGKLDVYLQDERHISIPLAELEESVRPGCRVCNDFTAVNADVSAGAVGSPDGYTTLVIRNDIGRGFVDRAVWQGKLATGSAVDLPVIEQLAARKAQRRQE from the coding sequence ATGGAGATGAAGACATTCAAAGACCTGAAGTCGGAGGTCTGGGATACAGAACTCTGCTCCGGGTGCGGGGCGTGCGTGGCGGTCTGCCCGGCGGATGCCCTCCGGTTCGAGCCGGGGAACACCGATACGCCGGTGAACATCGGCTACTGCAAGGCCGAGAACGACGGCGTGCCCTGCGGGGCGTGCTACGCAGCCTGTCCGCGGGTCGACCTCGCGGCGCAGGGGAAGATGCTCGGACCGTACGAGGATATCGTCGCAGCCCGGGCGGTCTTCCCGGTTGAGCGCAAACAGAGCGGCGGCGCGGTGACGGCGATCCTCGTCAACGCGCTCGATGAAGGACTTATCGATGCGGTCGTCACCGTGACGAGAGACCCCTGGACGATGAAACCGTCGTCTGCGGTGATCACCTCCTCAGAGGAACTCGTCCAGCACGCCGGGAGCCGCTACTCCTGGTGGGTGCCGCTCCTTGCGTCCCTCAAGGAAGCCGTGGTCACCCGGAAGTACCGCCGCGTCGCCGTCGTGGGCGTGCCCTGCGTGGCGCGGGCGACCCAGGCGATCCGGGCGAGCGACCACGAACTCCTCCGGCCCTACGCGAAGGCGATCCGGCTCGTGATCGGCCTCTTCTGCACGGAGACCTTCGACTACGCGAAACTGGTCGAGGGGAAACTGCAGTCCGAGAAGAAGATCGAGCCCTGGGAGATCCGCCATCTGGACATCAAGGGCAAACTGGACGTCTACCTGCAGGACGAGCGGCACATCTCCATCCCCCTCGCAGAGCTAGAGGAGTCCGTCCGCCCCGGATGCCGGGTCTGCAACGACTTTACGGCGGTGAACGCGGACGTCTCCGCGGGTGCCGTCGGGTCGCCGGACGGGTACACGACGCTCGTCATCCGTAACGACATCGGAAGAGGGTTCGTCGACCGTGCGGTCTGGCAGGGAAAACTCGCGACCGGCAGCGCCGTCGATCTCCCCGTCATCGAGCAGCTGGCCGCGCGGAAAGCGCAGCGCCGGCAGGAATAA
- a CDS encoding GltB/FmdC/FwdC-like GXGXG domain-containing protein, producing MAKQVTIDAKGVHYTPLNQQIRKAIEDGADEIVVDNVLGQRFIGDGLRGNATIRVNGVAGGDLAMFMSGPTVIVDGNAEHAPGNTMDSGKVVIHGSAGDAVAHSMRGGKVFVRGDIGYRGGIHMKQYETQRPILVVGGSAQTFLGEYMAGGLLVVLGLDGAMKAREIGSGIHGGEIVIRGDVDDACLAAGAKKLPVTDEDRARIAPVIREFAADFGLDAEPLVKANYTRIVPASARPFAGKYTWE from the coding sequence ATGGCAAAACAGGTCACGATCGACGCGAAGGGAGTACATTATACTCCCTTAAACCAGCAGATCCGGAAGGCTATCGAGGACGGGGCCGACGAGATCGTCGTCGACAACGTCCTCGGGCAGCGGTTCATCGGCGACGGTCTCCGCGGGAACGCCACGATCCGGGTTAACGGCGTCGCAGGCGGGGATCTCGCCATGTTCATGAGCGGGCCGACCGTCATCGTCGACGGCAACGCGGAACATGCGCCCGGCAACACGATGGATTCCGGGAAAGTGGTGATCCACGGGAGCGCCGGCGACGCGGTGGCGCACAGCATGCGGGGCGGCAAGGTCTTCGTCCGTGGAGACATCGGCTACCGGGGCGGGATCCACATGAAGCAGTACGAGACGCAGCGGCCCATACTGGTCGTCGGAGGGTCGGCACAGACGTTCCTCGGCGAGTACATGGCAGGCGGCCTTCTCGTCGTCCTCGGTCTCGACGGGGCCATGAAAGCCCGGGAGATCGGGAGCGGGATCCACGGCGGCGAGATCGTCATCCGCGGAGACGTGGATGACGCCTGCCTCGCTGCAGGGGCAAAGAAACTGCCGGTCACCGATGAGGACAGGGCACGGATCGCCCCGGTCATCCGGGAGTTTGCAGCCGACTTCGGGCTCGATGCGGAGCCGCTCGTAAAGGCGAACTACACCCGGATCGTCCCTGCGAGCGCAAGGCCCTTTGCCGGGAAGTATACGTGGGAGTGA
- a CDS encoding glutamate synthase-related protein, with product MSSNFGSMPLRYRISIDREQCMECGRCVENCSYGVFRWDGNRILINSRNCTACHRCLTYCPRDAIMLQEHPCDYRSHPVWTRSVRESIYNQARTGKIILAGMGSVSNLPIIFDHLMLDACQVTTPPTDPLREPVELRTYLGKKPSKLEFRQKPNGDVELSTELTPNLMLETPIMLGHMSYGALSLNAHVAMARAAKETGTFMGTGEGGLHPGLYPYQDRMIVQVASGRFGVNIDYLERGAAIELKLGQGAKPGIGGHLPGEKVSADVSRTRMIPEGSDAISPAPHHDIYGIEDLPQLVNSVKEATERKKPIFAKIAAVNNNAENVAAVARSGVDAIAIDGFRGGTGAAPRVFRDHVGIPIEVAIATADRELRKQGLRNEVSLIACGSIRESTDVVKAIALGADAVYIATAALAAMGCRVCGNCYQGLCPWGIATQRPDLVARLDPDVASKQVANLIHAWTLEITELMGAAGINSIESLRGNRDRLRGYMLDEGLLEILDVKSVGA from the coding sequence ATGAGCAGCAACTTCGGGAGCATGCCGCTCCGGTACCGGATCAGCATCGACCGCGAGCAGTGCATGGAATGCGGACGCTGCGTCGAGAACTGCTCCTACGGCGTCTTCCGGTGGGACGGCAACCGGATCCTCATCAACTCCCGGAACTGCACCGCCTGTCACCGGTGCCTCACCTACTGTCCCCGGGACGCCATCATGCTCCAGGAGCATCCCTGCGACTACCGGAGCCACCCGGTCTGGACCAGGTCGGTCAGGGAGTCGATCTACAACCAGGCCCGGACGGGGAAGATCATCCTCGCCGGGATGGGCAGCGTCTCGAACCTCCCGATCATCTTCGACCACCTGATGCTGGACGCCTGCCAGGTGACCACGCCCCCGACCGATCCGCTCCGCGAGCCCGTCGAGCTCCGGACCTACCTCGGGAAGAAACCGTCGAAGCTGGAGTTCCGGCAGAAGCCGAACGGCGACGTCGAACTCTCCACGGAACTCACGCCGAACCTCATGCTCGAGACGCCGATCATGCTCGGCCACATGAGCTACGGTGCGCTCAGCCTCAACGCCCACGTGGCAATGGCCCGGGCAGCAAAGGAGACCGGCACCTTCATGGGTACCGGCGAGGGCGGACTGCATCCCGGTCTCTACCCCTACCAGGACCGGATGATCGTCCAGGTCGCGTCCGGGCGGTTCGGCGTGAACATCGATTACCTGGAGCGGGGCGCCGCTATCGAGCTCAAACTCGGACAGGGCGCAAAACCCGGCATCGGCGGGCACCTCCCGGGTGAGAAGGTGAGTGCGGATGTCTCCAGAACAAGGATGATCCCCGAGGGTAGCGACGCGATCAGCCCCGCGCCGCACCACGACATCTACGGCATCGAGGATCTCCCCCAGCTCGTCAACTCCGTCAAGGAAGCGACGGAGCGGAAGAAACCGATCTTTGCGAAGATCGCCGCCGTCAACAACAACGCCGAGAACGTCGCGGCCGTTGCCCGGTCCGGGGTGGACGCCATCGCCATCGACGGGTTCCGGGGCGGCACCGGCGCGGCACCGCGGGTCTTCCGCGACCACGTCGGTATCCCGATCGAGGTCGCCATCGCGACCGCCGACAGGGAACTCCGCAAGCAGGGCCTCAGGAACGAGGTCTCCCTCATCGCCTGCGGCAGCATCCGGGAGAGCACCGATGTCGTAAAGGCGATTGCCCTCGGCGCCGATGCCGTGTACATCGCCACTGCTGCGCTTGCAGCGATGGGATGCCGCGTCTGTGGGAACTGCTACCAGGGCCTCTGTCCCTGGGGAATCGCCACCCAGCGCCCGGACCTCGTGGCGCGGCTGGACCCCGACGTGGCATCGAAACAGGTGGCGAACCTGATCCACGCCTGGACGCTCGAGATCACCGAACTGATGGGCGCGGCCGGTATCAACAGCATCGAGAGCCTGCGCGGCAACCGCGACCGGCTCCGGGGCTACATGCTTGACGAGGGGCTCCTCGAAATTCTCGACGTCAAGTCGGTGGGAGCGTGA